In Candidatus Dormiibacterota bacterium, a single window of DNA contains:
- a CDS encoding cyclic nucleotide-binding domain-containing protein, whose protein sequence is MRARDDVVPALARSPLFAGISKQELQEIAGTFDETTFLPEHGVLHEHRTGLEFFFILDGRATVEADGILVAELGPGDFFGEVSALDGGPRTATVRAGTMLRCLVLPNATFRDFLIAHPRVAVNLIPEIVRRFRSYAKSE, encoded by the coding sequence ATGAGGGCTCGGGACGACGTCGTACCCGCGCTGGCGCGCTCGCCGCTCTTCGCGGGGATCTCCAAGCAGGAGCTCCAGGAGATCGCCGGGACCTTCGACGAGACCACCTTCCTCCCCGAGCACGGCGTGCTCCACGAGCACCGCACCGGGCTGGAGTTCTTCTTCATCCTCGACGGCAGGGCCACGGTGGAGGCCGATGGCATCCTGGTCGCCGAGCTGGGGCCCGGCGACTTCTTCGGCGAGGTGAGCGCCCTCGACGGCGGGCCGCGCACCGCGACCGTCCGCGCCGGGACCATGCTCCGCTGCCTGGTCCTGCCCAACGCCACCTTCCGAGACTTCCTCATCGCCCACCCGCGGGTGGCGGTCAACCTCATTCCCGAGATCGTGCGGCGCTTCCGCTCCTACGCCAAGAGCGAGTAG
- a CDS encoding adenylate cyclase regulatory domain-containing protein: MLDELTRQGATPEELTAAAAENRLALLPAELALGGRGGYRLDEVAERAGVDEHLLRAYATALGLTLPSAELPVAGEEDVAAARVLARVVEAGLPPDGLLEIARIAGQWLPALAQTVVRMVGETFLHAGDTELDVARRYRAVAEELRPLLGQTLEHHLTQHLRQAIRSEVLSRSRIATGGGPGVEQVAVAFADLSGFTRLGARVPADEVGRVAGRLAALTAATVAPPVRPVKYLGDAAMLVSPDPAALLDSLLRLCAAVEAEGEALPRLHAGAAFGPAVPRAGDWFGHTVNLASRIADVARAGTIVGDSALCDATAAGYRWTRLPRHHLRDVPGRVDLHRLRGPRAEEGG; the protein is encoded by the coding sequence CTGCTCGACGAGCTCACCCGCCAGGGCGCCACCCCGGAGGAGCTGACCGCCGCCGCCGCCGAGAACCGCCTCGCCCTGCTCCCCGCCGAGCTCGCCCTGGGCGGCCGCGGTGGGTACAGGCTCGACGAGGTCGCCGAGCGCGCCGGCGTCGACGAGCACCTGCTGCGCGCCTACGCGACCGCGCTCGGCCTCACCCTCCCCTCGGCGGAGCTGCCGGTGGCCGGCGAGGAGGACGTGGCGGCGGCGCGCGTCCTCGCACGGGTGGTGGAGGCGGGGCTCCCCCCCGACGGGCTGCTCGAGATCGCCCGGATCGCCGGGCAGTGGCTCCCCGCGCTCGCCCAGACGGTGGTGCGGATGGTGGGGGAGACGTTCCTGCACGCCGGCGACACCGAGCTCGACGTCGCCCGCCGCTACCGCGCCGTCGCCGAGGAGCTGCGCCCCCTCCTCGGCCAGACCCTCGAGCACCACCTCACCCAGCATCTCCGCCAGGCGATCCGCTCGGAGGTGCTCAGCCGGTCCCGGATCGCCACCGGGGGCGGGCCGGGGGTCGAACAGGTGGCGGTCGCCTTCGCCGACCTGTCCGGCTTCACCCGGCTGGGGGCGCGGGTCCCAGCCGACGAGGTGGGACGGGTGGCGGGCCGGCTGGCGGCGCTCACCGCCGCCACGGTGGCCCCGCCGGTGCGACCGGTCAAGTACCTCGGCGACGCCGCGATGCTGGTGTCACCCGACCCCGCCGCGCTCCTCGACTCCCTGCTCCGGCTCTGCGCGGCGGTCGAGGCCGAGGGCGAGGCGCTGCCCCGCCTGCATGCCGGCGCCGCCTTCGGGCCGGCGGTGCCGCGTGCGGGCGACTGGTTCGGGCACACCGTCAACCTCGCCAGCCGCATCGCCGACGTCGCCCGGGCCGGCACCATCGTCGGCGACTCGGCGCTCTGCGACGCCACCGCCGCCGGGTACCGGTGGACCCGGCTGCCCCGCCACCACCTGCGCGACGTCCCCGGCCGGGTGGACCTCCACCGCCTCCGCGGTCCGCGGGCGGAGGAGGGTGGCTGA